One window from the genome of Natronomonas pharaonis DSM 2160 encodes:
- a CDS encoding AMP-binding protein, which produces MSLPRDSVRTVGEALERRADRDGAAPFVQYKDARASYGEVNRMANAIAGRLQANGIGTGDTVCLFLYNSMEYIYLYFALAKLGAVVAPVDTRFTGETLATVLETADAEAVFVDTDTREQYEAVREDVSGLPTEYFVGPQQDGGPYRPFAPLLDGDETPPDVAVSEADTLSVTFVQRHATEQPKGIELPQYSYLNTGWEASQHLFDFSGKDRIFTTLPLYSIFAFHIGVVGSLVTDAAFAFEDPFDPDVFWSQVDRYDASVVLYLGRMLSVLYNQDDDADGADNAVETAIGHGFGFGTDEALIENFEERFDITVLEGYGVTQTATLATYNTADDRTVGSAGRPVSHAEVAVVDDNDWPVDAGEAGEIVIRPTRPNTMMQGYRGDPEATIEDCRNQWIHTGDIGYMDEDGYLHFVANEDNSIYRGRVAGRISSLEIESVIDAVPGVAESAVVGVEDVTGTEEIKAVVVPDADASLDPVDVYRHCRGSLPYVKVPRYVELRAELPRDPTGKVRKAPLRRTDPAATWDRDSGYEFSR; this is translated from the coding sequence ATGTCACTGCCGCGTGATTCGGTCCGGACCGTCGGCGAAGCGCTCGAACGCCGCGCCGACCGCGACGGCGCTGCCCCGTTTGTCCAGTACAAGGACGCCCGCGCGAGCTACGGCGAGGTCAACCGGATGGCCAACGCCATCGCCGGCCGTCTGCAGGCAAACGGCATCGGGACGGGCGACACCGTCTGTCTGTTCCTGTACAACTCGATGGAGTACATCTACCTCTACTTCGCGCTCGCAAAGCTCGGAGCCGTTGTCGCGCCGGTGGACACCCGGTTTACCGGGGAAACGCTTGCCACGGTGCTGGAGACGGCCGACGCGGAGGCGGTGTTTGTCGACACCGACACCCGCGAGCAGTACGAAGCCGTCCGCGAAGACGTCTCCGGGCTGCCGACGGAGTACTTCGTCGGCCCACAGCAGGACGGTGGTCCCTACCGACCGTTCGCGCCGCTGCTTGACGGCGACGAGACGCCCCCTGACGTTGCTGTCTCCGAAGCCGATACGCTCTCTGTAACGTTCGTTCAGCGACACGCCACCGAGCAGCCGAAGGGTATCGAGCTTCCACAGTACTCGTATCTCAACACCGGCTGGGAAGCCAGCCAGCACCTCTTTGATTTCTCCGGCAAGGACCGCATCTTCACAACGCTGCCGCTGTACAGCATTTTTGCCTTCCATATCGGCGTTGTCGGCTCGCTTGTGACCGACGCCGCCTTCGCTTTTGAAGACCCCTTTGACCCCGATGTCTTCTGGTCGCAGGTCGACCGCTATGACGCCTCCGTGGTGCTGTATCTGGGGCGGATGCTGTCGGTACTGTACAATCAGGATGACGACGCTGACGGAGCGGACAACGCAGTCGAGACGGCCATCGGGCACGGGTTCGGCTTTGGAACCGATGAGGCGCTCATCGAGAACTTCGAGGAGCGCTTCGACATCACCGTCCTCGAAGGGTACGGCGTGACCCAGACGGCGACGCTGGCGACGTACAACACCGCCGACGACCGCACGGTCGGCAGTGCCGGGCGTCCGGTCTCCCACGCCGAGGTGGCGGTCGTCGACGACAACGACTGGCCGGTCGATGCCGGCGAAGCGGGCGAAATCGTCATCCGGCCGACGCGGCCGAACACGATGATGCAGGGCTACCGCGGCGACCCCGAGGCAACAATCGAAGACTGCCGGAACCAGTGGATACACACGGGTGACATCGGCTACATGGACGAAGACGGCTATCTGCATTTTGTCGCCAACGAGGACAACTCGATATACCGCGGGCGGGTTGCCGGCCGTATCTCCTCGCTGGAGATAGAAAGCGTCATCGACGCCGTCCCGGGCGTTGCTGAGTCGGCTGTCGTCGGCGTCGAGGACGTTACCGGCACGGAGGAAATCAAAGCCGTCGTCGTCCCTGACGCCGACGCTTCCCTTGACCCGGTTGACGTGTATCGGCACTGCCGGGGGTCGCTGCCGTACGTGAAGGTTCCCCGGTACGTCGAGCTCCGTGCGGAACTGCCCCGCGACCCGACCGGGAAGGTCCGGAAAGCGCCGCTCAGACGGACCGACCCGGCCGCGACGTGGGACCGCGACAGCGGGTACGAATTCAGTCGGTAG
- a CDS encoding acyl-CoA dehydrogenase family protein, with translation MTFETSPEHSMIASTATEIAEQFGPEYWRQKEENEAFAEDFWDELGEAGFHGLAVPEEYGGAGMGMQELGLAMETLCAEGCGMAGTWYLVLTAGMAAVGIKQHGDEQQKETYLTDIATGDRNFSIGITEPEAGTNTLNVATTAEKDGDEYVLNGQKAWITFSDRADNMILVTRTTPRSEVDRGTDGISLFIVDMDSPGIEVSPIEKHAMNYSKSCEVFLEDVRVPEADLLGEEGDGWRALVSMLNPERIGFAAAGVGIGKLAAHTAIDYANDREVFGDPIGTHQAVSFPITKPYARLEAAKLMRQKAEWLYDQGEDCGYETNIAKATAVEAGIETVKQSMQAFGGWGYATEYDVERWWREINLTRLAPVSQQMAYNHLSQEIGFPKSY, from the coding sequence ATGACATTCGAGACCAGCCCCGAACACTCGATGATAGCGTCGACTGCGACCGAAATCGCCGAGCAGTTCGGGCCGGAATACTGGCGGCAGAAGGAGGAAAACGAGGCGTTCGCCGAGGACTTCTGGGACGAACTCGGTGAGGCCGGCTTCCACGGACTCGCCGTTCCCGAGGAGTACGGCGGGGCCGGCATGGGAATGCAGGAACTCGGCTTGGCGATGGAGACGCTCTGTGCCGAGGGCTGTGGGATGGCCGGCACGTGGTATCTGGTCCTGACCGCCGGCATGGCTGCGGTCGGTATCAAACAGCACGGCGACGAGCAACAGAAGGAAACGTACCTGACTGACATCGCGACCGGCGACCGGAACTTCTCCATCGGCATCACCGAACCGGAGGCCGGAACGAACACGCTCAACGTCGCCACGACTGCCGAAAAGGACGGCGACGAGTACGTCCTCAACGGACAGAAGGCGTGGATTACCTTCTCCGACCGCGCTGACAACATGATTCTGGTGACGCGGACGACGCCGCGGTCGGAAGTCGACCGTGGCACCGACGGCATCAGCCTCTTCATCGTCGACATGGACTCGCCCGGCATCGAGGTCTCGCCCATCGAAAAGCACGCGATGAACTACTCCAAGTCCTGTGAGGTCTTCCTCGAAGACGTTCGCGTCCCCGAAGCCGACCTTCTCGGCGAGGAGGGCGACGGGTGGCGGGCGCTGGTCAGCATGCTCAATCCCGAGCGCATCGGCTTTGCCGCCGCTGGCGTCGGCATCGGCAAGCTCGCGGCCCACACCGCTATCGACTACGCCAACGACCGCGAGGTGTTCGGCGACCCCATCGGCACCCATCAGGCGGTCTCGTTCCCGATAACCAAGCCCTACGCCCGGCTCGAGGCTGCCAAACTCATGCGTCAGAAGGCCGAGTGGCTCTACGACCAGGGCGAAGACTGTGGCTACGAGACGAACATCGCCAAGGCGACCGCCGTCGAAGCCGGCATCGAGACTGTCAAACAGTCGATGCAGGCCTTCGGTGGCTGGGGGTATGCGACCGAGTACGATGTCGAGCGCTGGTGGCGCGAGATTAACCTGACGCGACTCGCCCCCGTCTCACAGCAGATGGCGTACAACCACCTCAGCCAGGAAATCGGCTTCCCGAAATCCTACTGA
- the rdfA gene encoding rod-determining factor RdfA, with translation MSEPEKKSSEAERESSRGRRSKVARLLDDYDMAGVGAELERQWTADEDRMSLRDLASYFNRQLLQQRLEAANVRPVDGEVANIYRILTDDDDVAEADKTRVRRRLERDGIDVETLENDFVTYQAIRTYLKSYRGAEYSPDETDPIEREITNLQKLRGRVDAATTGKLEQLGRSGDLDIGAFRTLVDIRVVCEDCGTQYEAVELLERGGCDCAQ, from the coding sequence ATGAGCGAGCCAGAAAAGAAATCGTCGGAAGCCGAACGTGAGTCCTCACGGGGGCGACGAAGCAAGGTCGCCCGCCTGCTTGATGACTACGACATGGCCGGCGTCGGGGCTGAACTGGAGCGGCAGTGGACCGCCGATGAAGACCGAATGAGCCTCCGAGACCTGGCGTCGTATTTTAACCGCCAGCTCCTCCAACAGCGGCTCGAGGCGGCGAACGTCCGGCCCGTCGATGGAGAAGTGGCGAACATCTATCGAATACTGACTGACGACGACGACGTTGCCGAGGCCGACAAGACCCGCGTGCGCCGGCGGCTCGAACGGGACGGCATCGATGTGGAAACGCTGGAGAACGATTTCGTCACGTATCAGGCAATCCGGACATACTTAAAGAGCTATCGAGGGGCCGAGTACAGCCCCGACGAGACCGACCCCATCGAACGGGAGATAACCAACCTCCAGAAGCTCCGCGGGCGGGTCGACGCAGCCACCACCGGCAAACTCGAACAACTGGGGCGGAGTGGGGACCTCGATATCGGAGCGTTCAGAACGCTCGTCGATATCCGTGTCGTCTGTGAGGACTGTGGAACCCAATACGAGGCTGTCGAACTGCTCGAACGTGGCGGCTGTGACTGCGCTCAGTGA
- a CDS encoding IclR family transcriptional regulator, with the protein MIPDTSSREVKSVRTAFRIIDILRDYDGVDIDELADRLGLAKSTVHNYLSTLRGMGYVVERDGSYRLGLRFLTEGMAAQSSLRLRPAVAEVIGSVAETVGQPTWWVVEEHGRGIFVESAIPPGTRRIYGRVGKRSYLHTHAPGKAILAALSDEYIEDIVDFHGLPGHTERTHTDLDSLREDIETARKRGFAVADGEAALGVRSVGVAFEGPSGYTHGLGVFGYSHDFGIPPESDITAALSAAADELAAAGQNDTTEGGA; encoded by the coding sequence ATGATTCCCGATACGTCGTCCCGGGAGGTCAAGTCGGTCCGTACGGCGTTCAGAATTATCGATATTCTCCGTGACTACGACGGGGTCGACATTGACGAACTGGCAGACAGGCTCGGGCTAGCCAAAAGCACCGTCCATAACTATCTCTCGACGCTGCGCGGGATGGGGTACGTCGTCGAGCGTGACGGCAGCTACCGGCTCGGCCTCCGGTTTCTGACCGAGGGGATGGCCGCCCAGAGTAGCCTTCGGCTGCGGCCGGCTGTCGCCGAGGTCATCGGTTCCGTCGCCGAAACCGTCGGTCAGCCAACGTGGTGGGTCGTCGAAGAACACGGTCGCGGCATCTTCGTTGAGAGCGCGATACCGCCGGGGACACGACGCATCTACGGTCGCGTCGGCAAGCGCTCGTACCTCCATACCCACGCGCCGGGGAAAGCGATACTCGCGGCCCTGTCGGACGAGTATATCGAGGACATCGTCGACTTCCACGGGCTACCGGGCCACACTGAACGAACCCACACTGACCTGGATTCCCTTCGTGAAGACATTGAGACGGCTCGCAAGCGGGGCTTCGCCGTGGCCGACGGCGAGGCCGCCCTCGGCGTCCGGTCTGTCGGGGTGGCCTTTGAGGGCCCGAGCGGGTACACCCACGGCCTCGGCGTGTTCGGGTACTCCCACGACTTCGGAATACCGCCCGAATCCGACATCACGGCGGCACTTTCAGCCGCCGCCGACGAACTCGCGGCCGCAGGGCAGAACGATACCACCGAGGGAGGTGCCTGA